The following DNA comes from Acholeplasma equirhinis.
AAAGAAGCTGAAAAGGCATATCTTAAAGACGAAGTTCCCGTTGGTGCTGTTATCGTCTATGAAGATAAAATAATTGCAAGAGCACATAATTTGCGTGAAAGTAAACAAGATTTTACAAATCATGCTGAATTATCTGCAATGCAGAAGGCATCTAAAAAAATTGGTAGTTGGCGTCTTGAAAAATGTACAGTTTATGTTACACTAGAACCATGCAGTATGTGTGCTGGAGCAATGATTCAGTCAAGAATTGAAAAAGTATATTATGGAGCAAAAGACCCTAAAGCTGGTGCAGTTGAAAGTGTCGTGAAATTGCTTGATAATCGCTTTAATCATCAAATTCACTATCAAGGTGGTATCCTTGAAGAAGAATGTGCTGCAATACTTAAAGATTTTTTCAAAAAATTAAGAGAACAAAAATAGAACATCTCTATAGGGTATTCTCATTCAACATTAAGGAACGAACCTGGTCAGGCCTTGAGTGGAGCAGCCATAAGTCACCTGATGTGTGGGTGAGGATACCCTATGGAGATGTTTTATTAACAAAGATGCATATTATATCCTTATGATATAATTGATATTAGACCCTAATAGGATTTCGGAGGAAAACGATTATGAAAATGTTACCAAAAGATTACAATAAAGCAGTCGGTGAACCATTTAGAGTGGAAGACTACCGTGGTGCAAAATTAGAAATGTATTATTTAGATGACCGTCCAGACTATGCAGTATTTGCACGTCGTGGTCGTTTCTCAGTATGGACCTCAGATGGCGTGAATTACCGTCTATTTGTTGATAAGGGCTACTATGAAGCAGTTAAAGGTTTATACCAAAATGAAGTGAATGATATTTGGTTAGATTTTACAAACAAAATCTACGGTGCTCAAAAGAAATTATCAAACTTCTACATGTTAATAAATGCAGGGCTTTTCGTCCTCTTAATGATCTTAGCTTATGTTTTACAAGCACTTGTTCCAGATATGGTGAATGACTTATTCTTATATTCAACAATTGTTTTATTCATCGCAATTTTTGCAACTGGATCACTTCAACAAAAGAAATTAAAGAAATTAGTTGAAGAAGAAAATAGAACTGCAACAAACTTAATCCGTCAAACGATTGGAGAAAATGCATTCCAAGAAATCTTAGATGGACAAGAAGCTTACTACAAACAATATTTCCAACCAGCAGCTGATGAAGAAGCAGAAGCTGAAGTTGAACAAATTGAGAGTGAAAATAATGAAGATGGAAACAACAATGAGTAAAGATTTATTAGCAATTAATACCCTACGCATGTTAGGTGTTGATGCCATAAATAAAGCAAACTCGGGCCACCCTGGTATTGTAATAGGGGCAGCACCAATGGCACATACATTATTTACAAAACATTTAAACGTTTATCCTAAAGAATCACATTGGATTAACCGCGACCGCTTTATTTTATCTGCTGGTCATGGTTCCATGTTACTTTATGGATTAAATCATTTATCAGGATACAAAATTACAATTGAAGATATTAAAAAATTTAGAGATTACCCAGGTATTACACCAGGGCACCCTGAATATGGTCTAACAGATGGTGTTGAAACAACCTCAGGACCACTTGGACAAGGTATTTCAAATGCTGTAGGTATGGCAATTGCTGAAAAACATCTTGCAGCAAGATTTAATCAGGAAGGTTTTCCAATCGTAGATCACTATACAT
Coding sequences within:
- the tadA gene encoding tRNA adenosine(34) deaminase TadA, whose translation is MEDKHIYFMREALKEAEKAYLKDEVPVGAVIVYEDKIIARAHNLRESKQDFTNHAELSAMQKASKKIGSWRLEKCTVYVTLEPCSMCAGAMIQSRIEKVYYGAKDPKAGAVESVVKLLDNRFNHQIHYQGGILEEECAAILKDFFKKLREQK